AACTATTTTAGTACATTATTTCGGAAAATAGAGGGAGTTTCCCCAACCGAATTTCGGGAGAAGGAAAGAAGTAAATAGCAATTTTTTTAAAACAAAGTCCGGCACTTTTATAAATAGTGCCGGACTTCTGTTATCACCTACTATTGCATACAATGAGATTTACTTAAACATTTGACAATGTGAGTACCTTGTTTTTCATTAATCGCATCCTGTAAACTTTCTGGGTTTGTAATAACAACTTTCTTTCCACCATTTTCTAAGAAGCTTAAGCTAGCCTCAATTTTTGGCAGCATACTGCCTGGTGCAAAGTGGTTTTCAAGAACATATTGTTTTGTCTCTTCAACAGTAATTTTTTCTAAGGCCAATTGATTTGGTTTTCCAAAATTAATACATACTCTTGGAACACCAGTTGTAATAATTAATGTCTCAGCATTGACTTGTTCCGCTAAAAGGCTGGTAGCAAAATCTTTATCTATTACCGCATCAACACCCAAATACTCATTCTCTCTTGTCTTTATAACGGGAATACCGCCGCCTCCAGCCGCAATCACAACGTATCCAGCATCTACCAATGATTTAATGGCTTCTTTTTCAACAATATCAATTGGTTTTGGTGATGGAACCACTCTACGATAACCACGTCCGGAATCTTCCATAAAAGTCCACTCAGGATGTTCCATTTTCATTTCTTCTGCTTGTTCTAAAGTGAAGAACGAACCAACCGGTTTAGTTGGATTTTCGAAATTCGGATCATTAATGTCAACTTCAACTTGAGTAATGATCGTTGCAACTTTTTTATTCATACCTCTTTTAATAAATTCGTTTGTTAAGGCTTGTTGAATTTGATATCCAATACCGCCTTGTGTATCTGCCACACAATTGACAAGTGGCACATCCGTCATACCTGCAATTTCACTTGCAATTTCAGATCTTCTAAGTCCAAAACCAACCTGTGGACCATTTCCATGTGTCACAACTACATTGTATCCTTCTTGAACCATATCTGCGATATTAACTGCGGTTTCCTGAACAGCTTCATATTGATCTTGAACAGAGTCGCGTCCATTGTCCCGAACTAGAGAGTTCCCACCAATTGCAACTATTACTAAATTACTCATTCACTTACCTCCTGTACATCTAATTGTTGTTTTAATAATTCAAGTGATTGGTTCTTATGCAATTGATACAACGGATTGGCTGGATCGTTTGCAATCGCATTTTCAATTGCCTCAATTGCTGCTTCATGCCTTCTGAGGGACCTCAAGCTGTTTGCTTTATGGAAAGAAAAATCATATCTATTTGGCTGAAGTGCTAAAAGCTTATCCATTTCGGTTAGTGCTTCCTCATGTCTTCCTAGTTCTCTTAGGTAATTTGATTTATGGTAACGGTAAAATGTTTCAGCAGGTTCTAATTCACATGCTTTGTCATATTCAGCTAGTGCTTCATCTGGTTTTTTCATTAACCTTAGGCAATTAGCGGTATAGAAATAATAATCAAGATCATTTGGATTAAGGATTAATGCCTTTTGATATTCTTCGAGGGCTTCATCATAACGCTTTAGTTCTTGCAAAGAATAGCCTTTGTAGAAATAATAATCTAGATTATTGGGATCTATCTCGATAGCTTGATTCATTTCTGAGATTGCTTCTTCATACTTATCATCTAAAAAGAAAGCTTTTGCACGGTTTATATATTCATTTTGTTCAACATACTCATTCGTAAGAATCTTTACTACCTTTTCCTGTTTTAATTCTTTGGCATGCTGAAGTGATGACTTCCCATCCCTGTCTGGTAAATTTACATCCGCACCAGCTTTTACAAGTAATTCAATTATCAGGGAGTAAAGACGGCCGCCATTACCCAAAATGACTGACTCTAATAGAGCAGACCAGCCTAAATTGTTGGCGTGATTGACAGGGATACCAGCTTCTAAACATCTTTGTACGGTTTTCAGATAGCCTTTTTCACTGGAAGGCAATAATGCAGTTCCGCCAAATCGGTTTACGCTGTTTAAATCTGCTCCATAATGAAGCATTTCGCTTAAAATTTCATGAAAACCATTAGCACCAGAACAAATAAATGGTGTCAATTGTGTTATATCTCTCGTGTTTACATCACTGTCAGCTTCTAATAACAGTTTTACGACAGGAAGTTGATTTTTCTGTGTCGCAGCCATCAAAGCTGTTCGGCCATCTGCGTCTTTAAAAGCCACGTCTGCTCCATTTTCTAATAATTGTTTTACAGCTTCTATATCTCCACGTTCACTTGCTTGGATTAGCTCCGTGTTTTGATCCATTATAAACATTCTCCCCTTTATCCATTATTCGAGATTAATAATTATCACCTTCGAAAGCCTGAAGAGCTTTAACTATCGAAGGTGAATTCCGAAAAATTTAATTATGCTGCATTTTTTCCGGATTCAGGTTTTGGCTGAGATTTACTACGATCCATCATAAATTTGATAACAAATATAGCTGCAATCATTAGGTAGCCAAAGAAAAATTCTACAGAAGCACCTTTAGCAAATGCGACTGTTGGGGAGTGGATAAATCCTACGATGGACAATACGGCTGCTACTGCTGCTGCGGCAGCACCACGTAACGGTTTATCGTTGATAGCAAAAATTGCTATACATCCCCATAACAGACTGGCAATCGGTGCACCATTTCCTAAATGAGATAATCCTTCGTAATAAACCCCTTTACTGGCAAGTTTATCAATCCCCACAGTACCCGCGGCCGTTCCTGCTGCACCAAGTACATTATTAGCAAGAGTCAGAGCCCAGTTGGCGATCCATGGGAATAATGCAATAAAGATAACCGGTACTTCGAGTTTCGGTGTTTCACGAACCACTTGGTTGGCCGTTACAACTCCGATATAAACTAGGATAGGAGCGATGGCATAAATCGGAATGACCGCTAATAAAAATGCTCCAATACCAAAAAGTGAAAGAATTAACATTGATAAACCCGTTGCCACTGTATAGCCAATACCTGCGCCCATTGATTTCCATCCTGGGTGTCCAACATATACAGTTACTGGATATGGATTTCCAAATAATGCACCAATACAAGAAGCAATACCATTTGTTAACATAACTTGTCTTGTTTGATATTCATCCCCTGCAGTATGGGCACTTTCAATATTCTCTAAGTCAAACACATAGTTAGAAAGACCTAGTGGTATTGCAGAAGCCAAATACGGAAGGGCATGTGGCAACCCTTGCATAAAACCATCAATATTTAAAGATGGAGGATTGAATCCAAAAGATGATAAGGATTGTGAAATCGCACCTGGCTCCATTACACCTAAAGCCCAAGCAATCCCTGTACCTACAGCAAGCAATAAAAACCCTGTTGGAATTTTTGCAAAGACCGGTGATTTACCAAACCAGTTTATAAAAATGATGATTAACACTGCAAAAGCAATCATTGGTGCTTCAAAAGCTTGTAACATCGGATTCATGGCTAATAACAAAAGTCCAAGACCAGACAAACATGATAATAATACAGTCCTAGGAATGACTCTTCTAATCGTATCTCCTAATAGTGAGCCCACTACCAGGATCATTGCTTCTACAAAACACCAAACTAGTGCAATGCCAATCGCAAATTCATAATCTTTTGTTTGGGTATAGACTGGCAATATAACTAAAAATGTTACCGTGAATATGGACGGTGCACTTGGTCCCGAAGGCAATGCTGTTACATCAGTTCTGCCTGTTTTTTTAGCTAGTCGATAAGCAAAAAAGCCATACGCACAACTTGCGATAAATATCCCCATCCCAAAAGCTGGAGCAATTTTCCCGTAAACGACTGCTGATGGAATACCCACGACAAAAATTAATAATGACATCATGGTTAGAAGATTGGTTAAGTTATTAGCGAGTAAGCCGAAATAAGCGGCTAAATCCCCTTTTTTCCAAAATTTAATTGTTTGATCCATTACCTTTCACCTCTAATATGAATTAGTTTGTTGGATGTAAAAAATTGTTCACATTATTGCATACTCTTTTATTTCATTTGCCTCCTTTGTAGCAGAGAATCTTATTTTTCTCTGGAGATTTTATAAATCTAAAAGAGAAATAATAACATTCGGTAACCCCTTACATCCTTAATTTTAGTAGGTAAACCTTTCTAGGTCATTGGCTACCAAAACCAAAAAGAAAGCTGTTCATTTAGGCAAGTTATACAATAATCTATGTACAAAATATGTCTTAGAAAATAGACTAAAAAAACTTAAAAACAGCAGAATATTTTGTTATGTTACACAATCTTTTAATTGCATTATTAGACTATCTTTTTTAGTATTAATTGAAACAATCATTAGACAGGACGTGTAAATAAAAGTGAAGAAAACTGTAATTTATAAAGAAGATGTAAATTTCTCAATAAAGGCAGATTTTTATGGAACTAACCATGAAAATGCTCCTGTCATCATTTATATTCATGGTGGCGGGTTAATTTGGGGAACAAGAGAAGAAATAAGTGAAGAAATGATCAAACTTTATACCAACAATGGATTCTCACTTTTTTCAATTGACTATCGGCTGGCTCCTTCCACAAAGCTGCCGGAAATTCTTGAGGATATTGAAGATGCAATCCCTTGGATTCAAATAGAAGGACCAAAACAATTTTCCATAGACCCGACAAAAATTGCAGTTGTAGGAAGTTCTGCCGGTGGCTTTTTAGCACTTACTGCTGGAACTTTCACTCATAAGCCCCGTGCAATTGTTTCCTTTTACGGATACGGGGATCTAGTTGGGAGTTGGGCAACAAGTCCAAGTAAATATTATTGTCAAAA
This genomic stretch from Neobacillus niacini harbors:
- a CDS encoding xanthine permease, which encodes MDQTIKFWKKGDLAAYFGLLANNLTNLLTMMSLLIFVVGIPSAVVYGKIAPAFGMGIFIASCAYGFFAYRLAKKTGRTDVTALPSGPSAPSIFTVTFLVILPVYTQTKDYEFAIGIALVWCFVEAMILVVGSLLGDTIRRVIPRTVLLSCLSGLGLLLLAMNPMLQAFEAPMIAFAVLIIIFINWFGKSPVFAKIPTGFLLLAVGTGIAWALGVMEPGAISQSLSSFGFNPPSLNIDGFMQGLPHALPYLASAIPLGLSNYVFDLENIESAHTAGDEYQTRQVMLTNGIASCIGALFGNPYPVTVYVGHPGWKSMGAGIGYTVATGLSMLILSLFGIGAFLLAVIPIYAIAPILVYIGVVTANQVVRETPKLEVPVIFIALFPWIANWALTLANNVLGAAGTAAGTVGIDKLASKGVYYEGLSHLGNGAPIASLLWGCIAIFAINDKPLRGAAAAAVAAVLSIVGFIHSPTVAFAKGASVEFFFGYLMIAAIFVIKFMMDRSKSQPKPESGKNAA
- a CDS encoding tetratricopeptide repeat protein; translation: MDQNTELIQASERGDIEAVKQLLENGADVAFKDADGRTALMAATQKNQLPVVKLLLEADSDVNTRDITQLTPFICSGANGFHEILSEMLHYGADLNSVNRFGGTALLPSSEKGYLKTVQRCLEAGIPVNHANNLGWSALLESVILGNGGRLYSLIIELLVKAGADVNLPDRDGKSSLQHAKELKQEKVVKILTNEYVEQNEYINRAKAFFLDDKYEEAISEMNQAIEIDPNNLDYYFYKGYSLQELKRYDEALEEYQKALILNPNDLDYYFYTANCLRLMKKPDEALAEYDKACELEPAETFYRYHKSNYLRELGRHEEALTEMDKLLALQPNRYDFSFHKANSLRSLRRHEAAIEAIENAIANDPANPLYQLHKNQSLELLKQQLDVQEVSE
- the arcC gene encoding carbamate kinase, with amino-acid sequence MSNLVIVAIGGNSLVRDNGRDSVQDQYEAVQETAVNIADMVQEGYNVVVTHGNGPQVGFGLRRSEIASEIAGMTDVPLVNCVADTQGGIGYQIQQALTNEFIKRGMNKKVATIITQVEVDINDPNFENPTKPVGSFFTLEQAEEMKMEHPEWTFMEDSGRGYRRVVPSPKPIDIVEKEAIKSLVDAGYVVIAAGGGGIPVIKTRENEYLGVDAVIDKDFATSLLAEQVNAETLIITTGVPRVCINFGKPNQLALEKITVEETKQYVLENHFAPGSMLPKIEASLSFLENGGKKVVITNPESLQDAINEKQGTHIVKCLSKSHCMQ
- a CDS encoding alpha/beta hydrolase, which encodes MKKTVIYKEDVNFSIKADFYGTNHENAPVIIYIHGGGLIWGTREEISEEMIKLYTNNGFSLFSIDYRLAPSTKLPEILEDIEDAIPWIQIEGPKQFSIDPTKIAVVGSSAGGFLALTAGTFTHKPRAIVSFYGYGDLVGSWATSPSKYYCQKDIVSKELAYKLITDKILTEASVEERFLFYVYARQNGAWIEEITGVNLSNNKEALYQFCPNRNVTNEFPPTLLLHGTKDSDVPYEQSVFMRGALIKQSVEARLITIPNGEHVFDKNFEDPIVQHALQQVIDFLKTHLN